One Glutamicibacter mishrai genomic window carries:
- a CDS encoding SDR family NAD(P)-dependent oxidoreductase: protein MTEQTPIADEASTTELFTDAELASALKVLSVVHQLDSADERHIAVRRATSNMFKAAKRYRKSQKRAEISAADRALIESTATGSPQRLDDETLGLDLSTPTEGASAGEFRKPRGCYICKRRYTTVDAFHHYLCPDCAAAGRERRDARADLSGKRALLTGGRAKIGMHIALRLLRDGAHTTITTRFPKDAARRFAAIEDSGQWLHRLRIVGIDLRDPAQVISLADRIAAEGPLDILINNAAQTVRRTTNSYQHLIESEQQPLSGELLAGNGGPELWGEANPPAEHPKALASAFRLEDSALLAPAQLGSYDAQQLADLAMKAGSASLERITAGTAIDAGGLVPDVVAENSWTQILGDVDALEMLEVQLCNVTAPFLLASRLRPALAASDARRKYIVNVSAMEGQFSRRYKGAGHPHTNMAKASLNMLTRTSAEEMLDTDRILMTAVDTGWITDERPHDSKVRMVAEGWHAPLDLIDGAARVYQPIVDGERGIDLYGCFLKDYEPSPW from the coding sequence ATGACTGAGCAAACACCTATCGCCGATGAGGCGTCAACCACCGAACTGTTCACCGACGCCGAGTTGGCCTCCGCGCTGAAGGTGCTGTCGGTGGTGCACCAGCTGGATTCGGCCGATGAACGCCATATCGCCGTACGCCGCGCCACCAGCAATATGTTCAAAGCCGCCAAGCGCTACCGCAAGTCGCAGAAGCGTGCCGAAATCAGCGCCGCGGACCGCGCGCTGATCGAAAGCACGGCCACCGGCTCACCCCAGCGCCTGGATGATGAAACCCTGGGCCTGGACCTGAGCACGCCCACCGAAGGCGCCAGCGCCGGCGAATTCCGCAAGCCCCGCGGCTGCTACATCTGCAAGCGGCGCTACACCACGGTGGATGCCTTCCACCATTACCTCTGCCCCGACTGCGCGGCGGCCGGACGCGAGCGCCGCGATGCGCGTGCGGATTTGAGCGGCAAGCGCGCCCTGCTCACCGGCGGGCGGGCAAAAATCGGCATGCATATCGCCCTGCGGCTGCTGCGCGACGGGGCGCACACCACCATCACCACGCGCTTCCCCAAAGACGCCGCCCGGCGCTTCGCCGCCATCGAAGACAGCGGCCAGTGGCTGCACCGATTGCGCATTGTCGGCATCGATTTGCGCGACCCCGCCCAGGTCATCTCCCTGGCCGACCGCATCGCCGCCGAAGGCCCGCTGGACATCTTGATCAATAACGCGGCCCAGACCGTGCGGCGCACCACCAACTCCTACCAGCACCTGATCGAATCCGAGCAGCAGCCGCTGAGCGGCGAACTGCTCGCCGGCAACGGCGGCCCGGAACTCTGGGGCGAAGCCAACCCGCCAGCCGAGCACCCCAAGGCCCTGGCCAGCGCCTTCAGGCTCGAAGACTCGGCCTTGCTCGCCCCGGCACAGCTGGGCAGCTACGACGCGCAGCAGCTGGCAGACCTGGCCATGAAAGCCGGGTCGGCATCGCTGGAGCGGATCACCGCAGGCACTGCCATCGACGCCGGAGGCCTGGTTCCCGATGTGGTCGCCGAGAACTCGTGGACCCAGATCCTGGGGGACGTGGACGCGCTGGAGATGCTGGAAGTGCAGCTGTGCAATGTCACCGCGCCATTCCTGCTGGCCTCGCGCTTGCGCCCTGCTTTGGCAGCCAGCGACGCACGGCGCAAATACATCGTGAACGTCTCGGCTATGGAAGGCCAGTTTTCCCGCCGATACAAGGGCGCCGGGCACCCGCACACCAATATGGCCAAGGCCTCGCTGAATATGCTTACCCGCACCAGCGCCGAGGAAATGCTGGACACCGATCGGATCCTGATGACCGCGGTGGATACCGGCTGGATCACCGATGAACGCCCGCACGATTCCAAGGTGCGCATGGTCGCCGAGGGCTGGCACGCGCCGCTGGATTTGATCGACGGGGCCGCCCGGGTCTACCAGCCGATCGTTGATGGCGAGCGCGGAATCGACCTCTACGGCTGCTTCCTCAAGGACTACGAACCCTCGCCCTGGTAA